In Streptomyces sp. NBC_00414, a single window of DNA contains:
- a CDS encoding DUF6745 domain-containing protein — protein sequence MDQGSWRTTAAATGPGDRAAAEEGVRLAYRRAGLAEPDRIVWTRSPREAVRTLMAAARPDGSPDSTEQDTFGASVRDAVLGAPWAAERARLHGELGPEGWSGHWRATGAGLWESTRILVDRVRAGIVDELAGDRREETQVRLLLLDAALGQHDAAWLCAFDSGDEGPLAGLGAVARHAGWWWPYEKVAIVSERPLTLHRDEAGRLDRGDGPALGYADGFELYAWRGMPVPRDFLDELTTLTPERIRGEENAELRRVMLEHYGYDRYLDESGAVPVHRDETGVLWRVQLVGDEDVVMVEVVNSTPEPDGTSRTYWLRVPPSTRTAREGVAWTFGVGAEAYEPLQQT from the coding sequence ATGGACCAGGGCAGTTGGCGGACGACGGCGGCGGCCACGGGGCCGGGGGACCGGGCGGCGGCAGAGGAGGGCGTACGACTCGCCTACCGACGGGCGGGCCTGGCCGAACCGGACCGCATCGTGTGGACCCGCTCACCCCGCGAGGCGGTACGGACGCTCATGGCGGCGGCGCGTCCGGACGGCTCTCCGGACAGCACGGAGCAGGACACCTTCGGGGCGAGTGTCCGCGACGCCGTGCTGGGCGCGCCCTGGGCCGCAGAGCGGGCACGGCTGCACGGGGAGCTGGGTCCGGAGGGCTGGAGCGGCCATTGGCGTGCCACGGGAGCGGGCCTGTGGGAGTCCACCCGCATCCTGGTCGACCGCGTGCGGGCGGGAATCGTCGACGAACTCGCCGGCGACCGGCGGGAGGAGACACAGGTCCGCCTGCTCCTTCTGGACGCGGCACTGGGGCAACACGACGCGGCCTGGCTGTGCGCGTTCGACTCCGGGGACGAGGGCCCTCTGGCCGGCCTGGGCGCGGTGGCGCGCCACGCGGGCTGGTGGTGGCCCTACGAGAAGGTGGCGATCGTCAGTGAACGCCCCCTGACCCTGCATCGTGACGAAGCCGGACGCCTGGACCGCGGCGACGGTCCGGCTCTCGGCTACGCGGACGGGTTCGAGCTGTACGCGTGGCGGGGAATGCCCGTTCCGCGTGACTTCCTCGACGAACTGACCACGCTGACTCCCGAGCGGATCCGCGGCGAGGAGAACGCGGAGCTGCGCCGCGTGATGCTGGAGCACTACGGCTACGACCGCTACCTGGACGAGTCCGGCGCGGTCCCCGTGCACAGAGACGAGACGGGGGTGCTCTGGCGGGTCCAACTCGTCGGTGACGAGGACGTGGTGATGGTCGAGGTCGTCAATTCCACACCGGAACCGGACGGTACGAGCCGCACCTACTGGCTGCGGGTGCCGCCGTCGACCCGCACGGCCCGCGAGGGCGTGGCCTGGACGTTCGGCGTCGGTGCGGAGGCGTACGAGCCGCTGCAGCAGACGTAG
- a CDS encoding GNAT family N-acetyltransferase, giving the protein MASFWTGERVRLRGIEPEDWTALMRFAADEERLGDLVQPPRSAEGYRVRAKEQAVAGPDGDVFTLAIEALDTGEMVGAVGSQHADAGAGRFEYGITMGAEHRRRGYATEAAVTLLRFMFAERRFHKCEARVFAHNEASLSLQRRLGLVEEGRLRDHVFFAGKHHDIVVMGVLADEFAHLHPAG; this is encoded by the coding sequence ATGGCATCGTTTTGGACCGGTGAACGAGTGCGGCTGCGCGGTATCGAGCCCGAGGACTGGACCGCGCTCATGCGCTTCGCGGCGGACGAGGAGCGGCTGGGAGACCTGGTGCAGCCTCCCCGCTCCGCCGAGGGCTACCGTGTCCGGGCGAAGGAACAGGCGGTCGCCGGGCCCGACGGCGACGTCTTCACCCTGGCGATCGAGGCCCTCGACACGGGAGAGATGGTCGGCGCCGTCGGTTCGCAGCACGCGGACGCGGGTGCCGGCCGGTTCGAGTACGGCATCACCATGGGCGCGGAGCACCGGCGCAGGGGATATGCGACAGAGGCCGCGGTGACGCTGCTGCGTTTCATGTTCGCCGAGCGGCGCTTCCACAAGTGCGAAGCGCGGGTCTTCGCACACAACGAGGCGTCGCTGTCACTGCAACGCCGACTCGGTCTCGTCGAGGAGGGGCGCCTGCGCGACCACGTGTTCTTCGCCGGCAAGCACCACGACATAGTCGTCATGGGCGTACTCGCCGACGAGTTCGCCCACCTGCACCCGGCCGGTTGA
- a CDS encoding ABC transporter ATP-binding protein, giving the protein MGSPETRGIQPRKGAVLLALRHYGREMARLRLFSVPALLLPAMGNIGINYIAPLVVAKLVARIADEGGISVSAALPHVLCFAGVLLLGEALWRLGLHCLNRLAARGIENLYVIGMDELFAKDAAFFHDNFAGSLTKRVLSFASRFEEFVDTLTFQVVGRVVPLAFGSVILWRYEPLLVVGLLTMLTLTALSVVPLIRRRQALVDSREEAIARVSGHVADSLMNMDTVRAFAAEEREAAEHRSRVAESRRLTLRAWDYGNLRIDTLVAPLSVLTNALGLLLAVALAGSGHGVEAVVVAFTYYSNATRIMFEFNQVYRRLESSMTEAGQFTELLLMPPTVLDRVPPEPLLSKAADVHFEDVTFAHAGAGPLFEGLELAVPSGTKIGLVGRSGGGKTTLSRLLLRMTDLDAGRILIGGQDISRLRQAELRSLIAYVPQDPAMFHRTLRDNIAFARPNATDREIRRAAEIAHVTEFADGLPDGFDTMVGERGVKLSGGQRQRVALARAVLRDAPILLLDEATSALDSESEVLVQEALWRLMEGRTALVVAHRLSTVATMDRLVVLDRGRIVEQGTHQELLASEGAYAKLWQHQSGGFLDDGPTRAAVH; this is encoded by the coding sequence ATGGGATCGCCTGAGACACGAGGAATTCAGCCGCGCAAGGGTGCGGTGTTGCTGGCGCTTCGTCACTACGGACGGGAGATGGCCCGGTTACGGCTCTTCTCGGTGCCCGCCCTGTTGCTGCCGGCGATGGGCAACATCGGCATCAACTACATCGCGCCGCTCGTCGTCGCGAAACTCGTCGCCCGGATCGCCGACGAAGGCGGCATCAGCGTATCGGCGGCGCTCCCTCACGTCCTCTGCTTCGCCGGCGTCCTGTTGCTCGGGGAGGCGCTGTGGCGCCTGGGCCTGCACTGCCTGAACCGGCTCGCCGCCCGCGGTATCGAGAACCTGTACGTGATCGGCATGGACGAGTTGTTCGCCAAGGACGCGGCCTTCTTCCACGACAACTTCGCCGGCTCGCTGACCAAGCGGGTGCTGAGCTTCGCCTCCCGCTTCGAGGAGTTCGTCGACACGCTGACGTTCCAGGTCGTGGGCCGTGTGGTGCCACTCGCGTTCGGGTCGGTGATCCTCTGGCGGTATGAACCGCTGCTCGTCGTCGGCCTGTTGACGATGCTCACGCTGACCGCGCTGTCCGTGGTGCCTCTCATCCGCCGCCGCCAAGCACTGGTCGACAGCCGTGAGGAGGCCATCGCCCGGGTGTCGGGGCATGTCGCCGACAGCCTGATGAACATGGACACGGTCCGGGCGTTCGCGGCCGAGGAACGCGAGGCCGCCGAGCACCGGTCCCGCGTCGCCGAGTCACGGCGGCTCACACTGCGGGCGTGGGACTACGGCAACCTGCGGATCGACACACTGGTCGCACCCCTGTCCGTACTCACCAACGCCCTGGGTCTGCTGCTCGCGGTCGCGCTCGCCGGCAGTGGGCACGGAGTGGAGGCGGTCGTGGTGGCCTTCACGTACTACTCGAACGCGACCCGCATCATGTTCGAGTTCAACCAGGTGTACCGCCGTCTGGAGAGCTCGATGACCGAGGCCGGGCAGTTCACCGAACTGCTGCTGATGCCGCCGACCGTGCTGGACCGGGTGCCGCCGGAGCCGCTGCTGTCCAAGGCCGCCGACGTCCACTTCGAGGACGTGACCTTCGCCCACGCGGGAGCGGGACCCCTCTTCGAAGGGCTCGAACTGGCGGTGCCCAGTGGGACGAAGATCGGTCTCGTCGGCCGCTCCGGCGGAGGCAAGACCACGCTCAGCCGGCTGCTGCTGAGGATGACGGACCTCGACGCCGGCCGGATCCTGATCGGCGGACAGGACATCAGCAGGCTGCGCCAGGCCGAGCTGCGCAGCCTCATCGCCTATGTGCCGCAGGACCCGGCGATGTTCCACCGCACGCTGCGGGACAACATCGCCTTCGCCCGGCCAAACGCCACCGACCGGGAGATCCGGCGCGCGGCCGAGATCGCGCACGTCACGGAGTTCGCCGACGGGTTGCCCGACGGCTTCGACACCATGGTGGGCGAGCGCGGTGTGAAGCTGTCGGGCGGACAGCGTCAGCGGGTCGCGCTCGCCAGGGCGGTCCTGCGTGACGCGCCGATCCTGCTGCTCGACGAGGCCACCAGCGCGCTGGACTCCGAGAGCGAGGTTCTCGTCCAGGAGGCGCTGTGGCGGCTCATGGAGGGACGGACGGCGCTGGTGGTGGCACACCGGCTCAGCACGGTCGCCACCATGGACCGGCTCGTCGTCCTCGACCGGGGACGGATCGTCGAGCAGGGCACACACCAGGAACTGCTCGCGTCGGAGGGCGCCTACGCCAAGCTCTGGCAGCACCAGTCCGGCGGCTTCCTCGACGACGGCCCCACCCGGGCGGCCGTGCACTGA
- a CDS encoding endonuclease/exonuclease/phosphatase family protein translates to MRHWGPDADDGSAWTRGRVIAALAVLTAALSAFHSAVPNTVGRLGSLLETFLPWLGLAVPLLLVLALLRRSATAMVVLVLPAAVWGQMFGGRLLAADRGAHDLTAVQHNVSDVNSDPAGTALALTEAAPDLIALEELTPSALPAYEKALASDYPYHAVEGTVGLWSRHPLSAVRPVDIKPAGIEEGWSRGLRSTARTPWGDIAVYVAHLPSVRLGLSGLGSGRRDESAGLLGAAIAAEMLDKVILLGDLNSTVDDRGLDPVTSRMEPGDAGRAFAFSWPASFPVSRIDHVMARSATVTNVRTLPATGSDHLPVAVDIRLERDSDGSPPAP, encoded by the coding sequence CTGCGGCATTGGGGGCCGGACGCGGACGACGGGTCGGCATGGACGCGAGGGCGCGTGATCGCCGCGCTCGCCGTCCTGACCGCCGCCTTGTCGGCCTTCCACTCCGCCGTGCCCAATACGGTGGGCCGCCTCGGCAGCCTGCTGGAGACGTTCCTGCCCTGGCTCGGCCTGGCCGTACCCCTCCTGCTGGTCCTCGCCCTGCTGCGCCGCTCGGCCACCGCCATGGTGGTCCTGGTGCTGCCCGCGGCCGTCTGGGGGCAGATGTTCGGCGGACGGCTCCTGGCGGCGGACCGTGGTGCACACGACCTCACGGCGGTCCAGCACAACGTCAGTGACGTGAACTCCGATCCCGCGGGCACCGCTCTCGCCCTGACCGAGGCCGCACCGGATCTGATCGCCCTGGAAGAGCTGACACCCTCCGCGTTGCCGGCCTACGAGAAGGCCCTGGCATCGGACTACCCGTACCACGCCGTCGAAGGGACGGTCGGGCTGTGGTCGAGGCATCCGCTGTCGGCCGTACGGCCGGTGGACATCAAACCGGCCGGGATCGAGGAGGGGTGGAGCCGCGGGTTACGGTCCACGGCACGCACTCCGTGGGGTGACATCGCGGTGTACGTCGCCCATCTGCCCTCCGTGCGCCTCGGCTTGAGCGGTCTCGGTTCCGGCCGGCGGGACGAGAGCGCCGGGCTGCTGGGTGCGGCCATCGCCGCCGAGATGCTGGACAAGGTGATCCTGCTCGGTGACCTCAACAGCACCGTGGACGACCGAGGTCTGGATCCGGTGACCTCACGGATGGAGCCGGGGGACGCAGGGCGGGCCTTCGCCTTCAGCTGGCCCGCCTCCTTCCCTGTGTCCCGGATCGACCACGTCATGGCCCGCTCGGCAACCGTGACGAACGTGCGGACCCTGCCCGCCACCGGCAGCGACCACCTCCCCGTCGCCGTCGACATCAGGCTTGAGCGCGACTCCGACGGCTCGCCTCCGGCTCCCTGA
- the ligA gene encoding NAD-dependent DNA ligase LigA: protein MTSPVAVIVDAVAYAQAVEDAVKASAGYYTGGTSPMDDDTYDRLVRAITAWEAEHPDQVLPGSPTGKVAGGAVEGDVPHTVAMLSLDNVFSADEFTAWTASLARRVGHDVERFSVEPKLDGLAIAARYTGGRLERLITRGDGTAGEDVSHAIGTVEGLPEVLAEPVTVEVRGEVLMTTAQFEHANEVRTAHGGQPFANPRGASAGTLRAKERAYTVPMTFFGYGLLPLPDTDAEVAGGLPELSHSELMGRAAELGVNTTAGTAVPGTTAETAEQVLARVQEIAALRATLPFGIDGIVIKADLAADQQTAGSGSRAPRWAIAYKLPAVEKITRLLEVEWNVGRTGIIAPRAVLEPVVIDGATITYATLHNPADITRRDLRLGDHVMVHRAGDVIPRIEAPVAHLRTGEEQPIAFPEVCPRCGSDIDTGEQRWRCENGRNCHLVASLSYAVGRDQLDIEGLGHTRIVQLVEAGLVADLADLFTLTRDQLLNLERMGETSTDNLLAALGTAKGRPLSRVLCALGVRGTGRSMSRRIARHFATMDHVRAADTAAMQQVDGIGTEKAPSIVAELAELAPLIDKLVAAGVNMTEPGATPPSAPTAGDSKGAAESAQGSEGGEGVSEGSAPAGGPLTGMTVVVTGAMTGALEKLSRNQMNELIERAGGRSSSSVSKKTTLVVAGEGAGSKRAKAETLGIRLATPDEFAALVTDHLEQPAEQP from the coding sequence ATGACCTCACCAGTTGCAGTGATCGTGGATGCCGTCGCCTACGCGCAGGCGGTCGAGGACGCCGTGAAGGCATCGGCCGGCTACTACACGGGCGGCACCTCGCCGATGGACGACGACACCTACGACCGCCTCGTGCGCGCCATCACCGCCTGGGAGGCTGAGCACCCCGACCAGGTGCTGCCCGGCTCGCCGACCGGAAAGGTCGCCGGTGGCGCGGTGGAGGGCGATGTGCCGCACACGGTGGCGATGCTCAGTCTGGACAACGTGTTCTCGGCCGACGAGTTCACCGCCTGGACGGCTTCGCTGGCCCGGCGCGTCGGCCACGACGTGGAGCGGTTCAGTGTCGAACCGAAGCTCGACGGCCTGGCCATCGCCGCCCGTTACACCGGTGGCCGTCTGGAGCGTCTGATCACCCGTGGGGACGGCACGGCCGGAGAGGACGTCTCGCACGCCATCGGCACCGTCGAGGGCCTTCCCGAGGTGCTGGCCGAGCCCGTCACGGTGGAGGTGCGCGGTGAAGTACTGATGACCACGGCGCAGTTCGAGCACGCCAACGAGGTGCGCACCGCACACGGCGGGCAGCCTTTCGCGAATCCGCGTGGCGCCTCGGCGGGCACCCTGAGAGCCAAGGAGCGCGCCTACACCGTGCCCATGACTTTCTTCGGGTACGGGCTGCTGCCGCTGCCCGACACTGACGCCGAGGTCGCCGGAGGGCTGCCCGAGCTGTCCCACAGCGAGCTGATGGGCCGCGCCGCCGAGCTGGGGGTGAACACCACCGCGGGCACCGCGGTGCCCGGCACCACCGCCGAGACGGCCGAGCAGGTCCTGGCACGGGTCCAGGAGATCGCCGCGCTGCGTGCCACGCTGCCGTTCGGCATCGACGGGATCGTCATCAAGGCGGACCTGGCCGCCGACCAGCAGACCGCCGGATCCGGTTCGCGCGCCCCGCGCTGGGCGATCGCCTACAAGCTGCCCGCGGTGGAGAAGATCACCCGGCTCCTCGAGGTCGAGTGGAACGTGGGCCGTACCGGCATCATCGCACCGCGCGCCGTCCTCGAACCGGTCGTCATCGACGGGGCCACCATCACCTACGCCACCCTCCACAACCCGGCCGACATCACCCGTCGCGACCTGCGCCTGGGCGACCACGTCATGGTCCACCGCGCCGGTGACGTCATTCCCCGCATCGAGGCCCCCGTCGCCCATCTGCGCACGGGTGAGGAACAGCCCATCGCCTTCCCCGAGGTGTGCCCGCGGTGCGGGAGCGACATCGACACCGGCGAGCAGCGCTGGCGCTGCGAGAACGGCCGCAACTGTCATCTGGTGGCCTCCCTCTCCTACGCCGTGGGCCGCGATCAGCTCGACATCGAGGGCCTGGGCCACACCCGCATCGTCCAGCTCGTCGAGGCGGGCCTGGTCGCCGATCTCGCGGATCTGTTCACCCTCACCCGCGACCAGCTCCTGAACCTGGAGCGGATGGGTGAGACGAGCACCGACAACCTCCTCGCGGCGCTCGGTACGGCCAAGGGGCGGCCTCTTTCGCGGGTGCTGTGCGCGCTGGGTGTACGGGGCACGGGACGGTCGATGTCCCGTCGCATCGCCCGGCACTTCGCCACGATGGACCACGTCCGCGCGGCCGACACCGCGGCGATGCAGCAGGTCGACGGCATCGGTACGGAGAAGGCCCCGTCCATCGTCGCCGAACTGGCCGAACTCGCCCCGCTCATCGACAAACTCGTCGCCGCCGGGGTGAACATGACCGAGCCCGGCGCCACTCCGCCGAGCGCGCCGACGGCCGGGGACTCCAAAGGCGCAGCGGAGAGCGCCCAGGGCTCCGAGGGCGGGGAGGGCGTCTCGGAGGGGTCGGCGCCCGCGGGCGGGCCGCTCACCGGGATGACGGTGGTCGTGACCGGCGCGATGACCGGCGCACTGGAGAAGCTCAGCCGCAACCAGATGAACGAACTCATCGAACGTGCCGGAGGCCGCTCCTCCTCCAGCGTCTCCAAGAAGACCACCCTGGTGGTGGCCGGAGAGGGCGCCGGATCCAAGCGCGCCAAGGCCGAGACCCTCGGTATCCGGCTGGCCACCCCCGACGAGTTCGCCGCGCTCGTCACCGACCACCTCGAACAGCCTGCTGAACAGCCCTGA
- a CDS encoding FAD-dependent oxidoreductase: MVHTLVIGGGIAGTAAALALHKAGSDVTVYEAHPDSAEDIGAFLTLASNGMRALAQIDASAAVTAVGFPLRSMRVLDDTGAAVAHVPIGEADDPLLRYRCLHRGELATALQAEAARRGIDIRHGARLASVQDTPDAVTAHFTDGSTATGDLLVGADGLNSVVRHGLAPAVEPRYAGQRVFYGYTDDPLLAEENAGESERITMVRGSSTAFGYAVSPDGETYWFARVAGEPLTADELDHGSPDRWRELLLPLLRKDTTPAAGVVAATTDRLMVTNATEIPTGTPWRSRRVLTIGDAAHAASPATGQGASMALEDAVVLAKALRDAPGTAAALSLYESLRRPRVEENVTVSGNISRGAPPSPRPGQGAPASRPGDDDLVRHLEWHTDLWTASPTAPDRHAR; encoded by the coding sequence GTGGTGCACACATTGGTCATCGGCGGTGGGATCGCCGGCACGGCTGCCGCGCTCGCCCTGCACAAGGCAGGTTCGGACGTCACCGTGTACGAGGCGCATCCCGACTCGGCCGAGGACATCGGCGCGTTCCTCACGCTCGCGAGCAACGGCATGCGTGCTCTCGCCCAGATCGACGCCTCCGCCGCGGTCACGGCGGTCGGCTTCCCGCTGCGCTCGATGCGTGTCCTCGACGACACGGGTGCCGCGGTGGCCCATGTGCCGATCGGTGAGGCCGACGACCCGCTCCTTCGGTACCGATGCCTGCATCGGGGCGAACTCGCCACCGCTCTGCAGGCGGAGGCCGCCCGCCGGGGCATCGACATCCGGCACGGAGCACGTCTCGCGTCCGTCCAGGACACCCCGGACGCGGTCACCGCACACTTCACCGACGGCAGCACCGCGACCGGTGACCTGCTCGTCGGGGCGGACGGACTCAACTCCGTCGTACGGCACGGACTCGCCCCTGCCGTAGAGCCCCGTTACGCGGGACAGCGCGTCTTCTACGGCTACACCGACGACCCGCTCCTGGCCGAGGAGAACGCCGGGGAGAGCGAGCGCATCACGATGGTGCGGGGCAGCTCGACCGCCTTCGGCTACGCGGTGTCGCCCGACGGGGAGACGTACTGGTTCGCGCGCGTGGCCGGTGAGCCGCTGACCGCCGACGAGCTCGACCACGGCAGCCCCGACCGCTGGCGCGAGCTGCTTCTGCCGCTGCTGCGCAAGGACACCACTCCTGCCGCGGGGGTCGTCGCGGCCACCACCGACCGTCTCATGGTCACCAACGCCACGGAGATTCCCACCGGCACGCCCTGGCGCTCCCGCCGCGTCCTGACGATCGGTGACGCGGCCCACGCGGCTTCCCCAGCGACCGGACAGGGGGCCTCGATGGCGCTGGAGGACGCCGTCGTCCTCGCGAAGGCCCTGCGCGACGCACCCGGCACCGCGGCGGCGCTCTCCCTCTACGAGTCACTCCGCCGTCCGCGCGTCGAGGAGAACGTCACCGTCAGCGGGAACATCTCCCGCGGTGCTCCCCCATCGCCCCGTCCCGGCCAGGGAGCCCCGGCGTCCCGCCCGGGCGACGACGACCTCGTCCGGCACCTGGAGTGGCACACCGACCTGTGGACCGCGTCACCAACGGCACCGGATCGGCACGCGCGTTGA
- a CDS encoding glutamate--cysteine ligase 2, whose translation MRTVGVEEELLLVDPDTGEPQALSAAVLARAARDDPSEETFEKELHNQQLEFATHPQADMKELGAEIVRCRKEAARVAGDIGATVVALATSPLPVMPSVSTNSRYQWMVEEFGLPAQEQLVCGCHIHVSVESDEEGAAVLDRIRPWMSVLTALSTNSPFWQGKDSLYSSYRSRVWMRWPMAGPTELFGSADAYHRRVDDMVATKVLKDRGMVYYDARIAERYPTVEIRVSDVCLEASTATLLATLTRGLVETAAREWRAGTAPSAHPVELLRLAAWRAARSGLEEELLHPVSMTPAPAENVVRALLDHVGPALDDSGDTALVHTSAAELLRDGNGARVQRQVLERTGSLSDVVTECVRRTQT comes from the coding sequence GTGCGTACCGTGGGAGTGGAAGAAGAACTTCTCCTGGTCGATCCCGATACCGGGGAACCCCAGGCTCTGTCCGCCGCGGTACTCGCTCGCGCCGCCCGGGACGATCCGTCGGAGGAGACGTTCGAGAAGGAGCTGCACAACCAGCAGCTCGAATTCGCCACCCATCCGCAGGCGGACATGAAGGAACTCGGCGCGGAGATCGTCCGGTGCCGGAAGGAGGCGGCGCGCGTCGCGGGGGACATCGGGGCCACTGTCGTCGCTCTCGCCACTTCCCCACTGCCGGTCATGCCGTCGGTCAGTACGAACTCCCGTTACCAGTGGATGGTCGAGGAGTTCGGTCTGCCGGCCCAGGAGCAGCTCGTCTGCGGCTGCCACATCCATGTCTCGGTCGAGTCCGACGAAGAGGGTGCCGCGGTCCTCGACCGCATACGCCCCTGGATGTCCGTGCTGACGGCGCTCAGCACCAATTCCCCGTTCTGGCAGGGCAAGGACAGCCTCTACAGCAGTTACCGGAGCCGGGTGTGGATGCGCTGGCCGATGGCCGGCCCCACGGAACTCTTCGGTTCGGCGGACGCCTACCACCGGCGGGTCGACGACATGGTGGCCACCAAGGTGCTGAAGGACAGGGGCATGGTCTACTACGACGCGCGGATCGCCGAGCGGTACCCCACTGTGGAGATCCGCGTGTCGGACGTCTGCCTGGAGGCGAGCACCGCCACCCTCCTCGCCACCCTCACCCGAGGGCTCGTGGAGACGGCGGCGCGCGAGTGGCGTGCGGGAACCGCCCCGTCGGCACACCCCGTGGAGCTGCTGCGCCTGGCCGCCTGGCGGGCCGCCCGGTCCGGTCTTGAGGAGGAACTGCTGCACCCCGTGTCCATGACGCCGGCACCGGCGGAGAACGTGGTGCGCGCGCTGCTGGACCATGTCGGCCCCGCCCTGGACGACAGCGGAGACACCGCACTCGTACACACGTCCGCGGCGGAACTGCTGCGCGACGGCAACGGCGCGCGGGTGCAGCGTCAGGTCCTGGAACGGACGGGAAGCCTGAGCGACGTGGTCACGGAGTGCGTGCGACGCACCCAGACCTGA